AGGCCCGCCGCGGCCTCGAGCGTGGCCTGAACACGCTCGCCGACGCAGTCAAGGTGACCCTTGGGCCGCGCGGCCGCAACGTCGTCCTCGAGAAGAAGTGGGGCGCCCCCACCATCACCAACGATGGTGTGTCGATCGCCAAGGAGATCGAGCTCGACGAGCCGTACGAGAAGATCGGTGCAGAGCTGGTCAAGGAAGTCGCCAAGAAGACGGATGACGTCGCAGGCGACGGAACCACCACGTCGGTTGTTCTGGCTCAGGCACTCGTGCGCGAGGGACTGCGCAACGTCGCAGCGGGCGCCGACCCGATCGCGCTGAAGCGCGGCATCGAGAAGGCCGTTGGCGCCGTCTCGGACGAACTGCTCGCCGCAGCCAAGGAGATCGAGACCAAGGACGAGATCGCCGCAACGGCTTCGATCTCTGCCGCTGACGCGCAGATCGGCGAGATCATCGCCGAGGCCATCGACAAGGTGGGCAAGGAAGGCGTCGTCACTGTCGAGGAGTCGAACACGTTCGGCACCGAGCTGGAGCTCACCGAGGGCATGCGCTTCGACAAGGGCTACCTCTCGGGCTACTTCGTGACGGACCAGGACCGCCAGGAGGCTGTCTTCGAGGACCCGTACGTCCTCATCGTCAACTCGAAGATCTCGAACATCAAGGATCTGCTGCCCGTCGTCGACCAGGTCATCCAGGCCGGCAAGCAGCTGCTCATCATCGCTGAAGACGTCGAGGGCGAAGCTCTTGCGACGCTCGTGCTCAACAAGATCCGCGGTATCTTCAAGTCTGTCGCCGTCAAGGCACCGGGCTTCGGTGACCGCCGCAAGGCTCAGCTGCAGGACATCGCGATCCTCACGGGCGGACAGGTCGTCTCCGAAGAGGTCGGTCTCAAGCTCGAGAACGTCACGCTCGATCTGCTCGGTCGCGCCCGCAAGGTCGTTGTCACGAAGGACGAGACGACGATCGTCGAGGGCGGTGGCGAGGCCGACGCCATTGCCGGACGTGTCGCTCAGATCCGCAAGGAGATCGAGAACACCGACAGCGACTACGACCGCGAGAAGCTGCAGGAGCGTCTTGCGAAGCTTGCTGGCGGCGTCGCCGTCATCAAGGCCGGTGCCGCGACGGAGGTTGAGCTCAAGGAGCGCAAGCACCGCATCGAGGACGCCGTCCGCAACGCGAAGGCCGCCGTCGAAGAGGGCATCGTCGCCGGTGGTGGCGTTGCGCTCATCCAGGCGGGCAAGACTGCCTTCGGCAAGCTCTCGCTCGAGGGCGACGAGGCAACCGGTGCGAACATCGTCAAGGTCGCTGTCGACGCTCCGCTTAAGCAGATCGCCACGAACGCGGGCCTCGAGCCCGGCGTCGTCGCCGAGAAGGTTCGCGGGCTCGAGGTCGGCTACGGCCTCAACGCGGCAACCGGCGAGTACGAGGACATGCTTCAGTCCGGTATCGCTGACCCGGTGAAGGTCACGCGCTCGGCTCTGCTGAACGCAGGCTCGATCGCCGGTCTGTTCCTCACCACGGAGGCCGTCGTCGCGGACAAGCCTGAAAAGGCTGCCCCGGCTGCTCCGGCCGACCCGACCGGTGGCATGGACTTCTAAAGTCTGACGCGAGAAACACAATGGGCGCCCCCGCGGGGGCGCCCATTGTGTTTCTCACCGTCCGAACATTCCGGTGTTCTGCAGTTCGACGTCGGCGTACTGCGAGCCCGCCTGTGCGAGCGCCGTGTTCAGTTCGTTGATGGACTCCTCGACGCGCGCCTGCGTCGTCCGCCAGTCATGGGCTGCCGCGGTGAACGCACTCGCGGCTTGACCTGTCCACTGGGACTGCAGGTTCTGAATCTGACCCATCAAGGTGTTCACATCCGCTCGTAGCTGCTCCGTAATGCCGCGGATGCTTGCGCTGGCGGCCTGAACGGCCTCGCTGTCGACCGTGTACTTGCTCATCGTGGCTCCTCTCGTCTGATGTGGTTCGACGGTACAGACGAAGACGGCGGTGCCGAGCGGAGCGCAGCTCGACTGTGGATGAACGGGCGTGCAGCGTCGCCTGTGGACGACGGTCAGCTCTCGGTCGCTGACGGCGATTCGGAGACGGTTGAGGCGAGGGGAAGCCGAATGCGGAAGGTCGCGCCACCGCCGGGAGTCTCATTGACGTCGACACTGCCGTTGTGCGCGGCAACGATCGACGACACGATCGCGAGGCCGAGTCCGCTTCCGCCCGTCTCGCGCGTGCGAGACGAGTCGGCGCGCCAGAATCGCTGGAAGATCTTCTCTCGAATCGGTTCGGGCACACCCTCCCCGTGGTCGATCACGGCGACGGTGGCCATTCCCGTGAGCGGGTTGGCCGAGACGCCCACTTCGATGGGACTTCCATCGGGAGTGAAGCGCATGGCGTTTCCCATGAGATTGGCGATCACCTGACGAATCTTGTTCTCTTCACCCATCACAATGGCCGGAACCGTCGGGATCGACGACGTGATGTGCGTGACCGGCTTCGACGCTTCCTGAGAAGGCGCGGTCTCTGCTCCCTTGCGCGGACGGCGGCCCCTCAGCCGAGCAAACGTCGCTCCAGCGAGGGCGATCGGTCCCGTGTTGCCTCCCGAGCCGTTCGGGCGGGTCACGGCACGGGGTTCGGGCTCGGGCGAGGTGGCCGGCTGCTCGGGAGCGAGCGACGCGCTGTCGGGCGGCGTATCGATGACGAACGATACCGGGCGTCCTGGGTAGGAGGCGCGGGCATCCATGACAGCATCCTTCGCGAGAGGCGTGAGATCGATGCGTGTCAGTTCGCGCGGTCGTGCCTCGTCGAGGCGCGCGAGTTCGAGAAGGTCCTGCACCATGCCGCTCATGCGCACGGCTTCCTTCTCGATGCGCTCCATCGCCTGCGCGACGTCCTCGGGCTTCTCGAGAGCGCCCATGCGGTACAGCTCCGCGTATCCGCGGACCGTGACGAGGGGAGTGCGCAGCTCGTGGCTCGCGTCGCCGACGAAGCGACGCATCTGCTCGATGGTCTGTGCCCGGTCTTTGAACGCGCGGTCGATGCGGTTGAGCATGGTGTTGAGCGAGCGGTTCAACCGGCCGACTTCGGTGTTGGGCGTCATGTGCGTCAGGCGCTGGCTGAAGTCGCCGCCCGCGATGTGCGCGGCCGTCGTCTCGGCCTCGCGAAGCGGGTGCAGCGTATTCGTCACCAGCACGCGGGTGATGAGTGCGCCCAGCACGATGACGCCGAGGCCAAGGCCGAAGAAGATCGTGAGGTAGGTGGCGACGACGCTATCTGGGCCGCGCATCGAGCGTGCGATGAAGACAACGCCGTTCGTCCCGCGATCGTCCATGGCGTCTGAGACGACGGTGACGGCCTGAAACTCCGAGCCGATGACGTTCGTCACGGCGCGCGGGTACGTCGAGATGGCGTTCGCGACGCTGATGGTTCCCTCTGCCGGACGCGGGAGCAGCCTGCTCTCCCGGTCATCCCAGTTGTGATCGATGAGGGTGCCGTCGGCATCGTAGAGCGCGATGTAGTACTCGTTCGTCTCTCGCACGTGCCGCGCTCCTTCGTCATCGACGTCGATATAGCGCGAGATGTCGCCCGTGGCGAAGGCGACGAGCTCAGCCTTCGCCTGTTCGATGAGCGCCTGCTTCAGAATGATGACCGTGCCGGCACCGGTGACGAGCAAGCCGAACGTCAGCACGATCACCGTGACGCCGGTGATCTTGCTGCGCAGCGTGATCGAGTTCCACCAGTCGGCTATGGCCTTCATACAACGAGGCTATTGCTTGCTGGTCTTCAGCATGTACCCGAATCCGCGCTTGGTCTGAATCAGCGGCTCGTCAGAGAACTGATCGAGCTTGCGCCGCAAATACGAGATGTAGCTCTCGACGATGCCGGCATCACCGTTGAAGTCGTACTCCCAGACGTGATCGAGGATCTGCGCCTTGCTGAGCACGCGGTTGGGGTTGAGCATGAGGTACCGCAGAAGCTTGAACTCCGTCGGGCTCAGCTCGACGCTCGTGTCTCCGACGAAGACTTCATGCGTGTCCTGGTCCATGGTGAGCTCGCCGGCACGGATGATGGCGTCTTCATCTGCCTGCATGGTGCGTCGGAGGATCGCCTTGATGCGCGCGACGATCTCGTCGAGGCTGAACGGCTTGGTGACGTAGTCGTCGCCACCGACCGTGAGTCCCGTGATCTTGTCTTCGGTGTCGTCCTTCGCCGTGAGGAAGAGAATGGGCGCCGTGTACCCCGAGGCGCGAAGTCGCTTGGTGACTCCGAAGCCGTTCATGTCGGGGAGCATGACGTCGAGAATAATCAGGTCCGGCTCTTCTTCAAGGACGGCAGAGATGGCCTGAGCGCCGTTGCCGACGGCTCTGACAGCGAAGCCGGCGAAGCGCAGGCTCGTCGTCAGCAGGTCGCGGATGTTTGGCTCGTCATCGACGATGAGGATTCGTGGTCCTGTCATGCCCCCAGTATCTGCAAGATACCTGTGAGCGGCCTGGGTGAATTTGCGGGTTTTTCCGAGGGCGCTTCGCGTCGGGGCACGATGCGGCACGATGGAGACATGACCGAGCCTTCCCGTCACGATCTGCCCGAGCTCCCGACGATCGCGGCGGCGGTGCGTCAGATTGGGGCGCGGCGCTTCGACTTCTCGCGCGAGGTCGCGGTCATGGCAGTCGTCAATCGCACGCCCGACTCGTTTTACGACCGCGGCCGCACGTTTGCCCTCGACAGCGCGGTGACCGCCTGCCTCGACGCGGCCTCAAGCGGAGCGGACTGGGTCGACATCGGCGGAGCACCGTTCGCCCCTGGTCCCGAGATCCCGGCAGACGAGGAGTCCGACCGCGTCGTCCCCGTCGTCGAGGCCGTGCGCGCAGCATCCGACATCGTGATCTCCGTCGATACATTCCGCGCAGACGTCGCTCGTCGCAGCATCCTGGCCGGTGCCGACATCATCAACGACACGACGGGCCTCGCCGATCCGGAGCTTGCTCGCGTCGTGGCGGACAGCGACGCGAGCATTGTCATCACGCACAGCCTCGCGGCTCCGCGCACCCCGCTGGCATCGCCGACGTATCGCGATGTCTCGATAGAGGTCGCTGAGTTTCTCGAACGCCGCGTTGAGCGCGCGCTCGGCGCAGGCATTCCCGAGGAGCGCATCATCGTCGATCCGGGCCATGACCTCAACAAGAACACGCTGCACAGTCTCGAGCTCACGCGGAGACTCGGCCCGATCGTCGACCTCGGCTACCCGACGCTCGTCGCGGTGTCGAACAAGGACTTCATCGGCGAGAGCCTCGACGCCGATCGGGGAGACCGCGTTGAAGGCTCACTCGTCGCTGCAGCGTTGTGCATTGCTCAGGGGGCGCGGATCGTGCGCATGCACAATGTGCGAGAGTCTGTCGCTGCCGTGCGCATGGCAGAGGCGATTCTCGGTATGCGGCAGCCCGCGTACCTCCGGCACAACATGGGAGAGCGCAATGACTGAGATCACGCGGGTATGGCCGCTGCCCGCCGAGTCCACGGCGGATACCGCGAGAATCGCCGACTGGTATGACGTTGCCGATCGCGGCGAGCCGTGGCTGCGCATGAACTTCGTGTCGAGCGCCGACGGGGGAGTGACCGTCAACGGTCTCTCGGGAGGCCTCGGAACAGACGCCGATCACGTCGTCTTCGATGCTCTGCGCACGCTCGCAGACGTCGTCATCGTCGGAGCCGGAACCGTGCGCGCCGAGGGCTACGGCGCCATGAGAGTGGATGCTGTCGAGCAGCGAACGGCGCGGGGAATCGCCCCGCAGCCGGTGTTCGCGATCGTGTCGCGCAGCCTGAGCCTCGATCCCGGCGACAGGATCTTCCGTGACGCGCCGGTGCGCCCCATCATCGTCACATGCGAAACGGCAGACGCCGAACGGCGCGAGCGTCTCGAGTCGGTCGCCGACGTGCTGATCTGCGGCGCAGGGCGCGTGGACGGCATCGCCATGCGTCGCGCACTTGCAGAACGCGGTCTCAACCAGATGCATTGCGAGGGCGGTCCGACGCTCTTCGGCGCCCTCGTGCGTGACGACGCCGTCGACGAACTGTGTCTCACGGTGAGCCCGACTCTCGTCGGCGGTGCCGCGGGCCGCATCCTCTCCGGCGACGATCAGACGCTGCGGTCGCTGTCACTTACGCACATCTGTGAAGATGACGGGACCCTTCTGCTGCGGTACGTGAGAGCGTAGCTCAGGCGGCGATGCTTGACGCATCGAGGATCGAATAGCTGTAGCCCTGCTCCGAGAGGAACCGCTGCCTGTTCTGCGCGAAGTCCTGGTCGAGCGTGTCGCGGGCGACAAGCGTGTAGAAGTTCGCCGTGAGCCCCGACGTCTTCGGGCGCAGCAGGCGGCCCAGACGCTGCGCCTCCTCTTGGCGCGAGCCGAACGATCCTGACACCTGAATGGCGACCGTCGCCTCGGGCAGGTCGACCGAGAAGTTGGCGACCTTCGAGACCACGAGCACAGGTTCGCTTCCGTCGCGGAAGAGCTGGTACAGCCGCTCGCGCTCATCGTTGGGAGTCTCTCCCGTCAGCTTGGGAGCGCCGAGAACGTCGGCGAGTTCGTCGAGCTGATCGAGGTACTGCCCGATCACGAGAATCCGTTCGCCCGCGTGCTTGTCGATCAGCCGCTTCACGGTGCTGATCTTCGCGGGAGTCGTCGCGGCGAGGCGATACCTCTCGTTGTCCGCCGACGCCGCGTATTCGAGCCGGTCGGCCTTGGGCATGTCGATGCGCACCTCGAAGCATTCCGCTGGGGAGATGTATCCCTGCGACTCGATCTCCTTCCACGGAGCGTCGAACCGCTTGGGGCCGATCAGGCTGAACACATCGCCGGCTCGCCCGTCCTCACGCACGAGCGTTGCGGTGAGGCCGAGGCGACGCCGTGCCTGCAGATCCGCCGTCAGCTTGAACACGGGGGCCGGAAGCAAGTGAACCTCGTCGTAGACGACGAGTCCCCAGTCGAGAGCGTCGAGAAGAGAGAGGTGTGCGTACTGTCCCTTCCGGCGCGACGTGAGAATCTGGTACGTCGCGATGGTGACGGGCTTGACCTCTTTGACCTCGCCCGAGTACTCGCCGATTTCGTCTTCGGTGAGGCTCGTGCGGCGCAGCAGCTCGTCGCGCCACTGCCGCGCAGAAACGGTGTTCGTCACGAGAATGAGCGTCGTGGTGTTCGCGGTCGCCATGGCGCCAGCGCCCACGAGGGTCTTCCCGGCGCCGCAGGGCAGAACGACCACGCCGGAGCCGCCATCGAAGAAGTTGTCGATGGCCTTGTGCTGATAGTCGCGCAGCGACCAGCCATCTTCGCGCAGATCGATGTCGTACGGCGTGCCAGGCGTGTATCCCGCGAGGTCTTCTGCGGGCCAGCCCAGCTTCACGAGCTCTTGCTTGACCTGCCCGCGAGCCCATGGCTCGATGAGGTAGCTCGTCTCTGACGGCTTTCCGATCAGTAGCGGGCTGATGCGCTTCGAACGCGCCACTTCCGTGAGCACAGCCGGGTCACCGCTCGACAGCACGAGCTCGCCCTCGTTGTTGCGCTCGATCACGAGCCGTCCGTATCGCGACACGGTATCGGCGATGTCGGTCGAGACGCTCTGCGGAACCGGGAACTTCGAGTACTCGTTGAGCGTTGCAAGCATCTCGTCTGAGCCATGGCCGGCTGCGCGAGCGTTCCACAGCCCGAGCCGCGTGATGCGATACGTGTGAATGTGCTCGGGGGCGCGCTCGAGTTCGGCGAAAACCGCGAGTGCGTGCCGAGCGTCTTCTGCGTCGGGGTGAGCGACTTCGAGAAGCACGGTGCGGTCGCTTTGAACGATGAGAGGGCCGTCAGACATAGCGTCTCAGCTTAGCGTCGTCAGCTGAGAACAGGGTTCACGAGCCAGCGGGCGACACAGAGCGGATGCTGGCAAGCGGAAGCGTTCGCTCGACATCTGCCGTGCTGTCGCGCCCCCGCAGCCGGCCCCCCGCGAGCCCCGTCGGCTCGAGCGAAAGTTCGACCGTCTCGCCTCCGGGCATCGCCACCGCGACGATGACGGTGCTGCGCGACCGGACGGCGAGCTCCAGCTGGCGAATCAGCCAGGCGTCGTCGGGGTGCGCGCTCGTTCCCTTGACGGAGCCGCGCAGCCTCGAGACAAACCCCGACAAGTCGGGTTCGGAGTCGACGGAGGGCTCCGCGACATGATGGCGTGAGACGCGCACAAGCTCACCGTGCTCGTCTTCTGCCGAGACGGGGTACCGTGCGTCCTGCAACGCCCAGAACACGAGATCGCGAGAGAACCGGCTCTCGAGGAGTCCGTGCCCCATCCGCCGCAGCGACAGCGACGCGAGGTTCTGGTCGACGGTGAGGGTCTCAAGAAGATCGTCATCGCTCGAGCGGATGATTGACGTCGCGCGGCCATCGATGATGCTCTCGCGCACGCGCAGCAGGCCGTGGTGCGCCGCAACGTCAGAGATCAGGTAGCGCAGGGGCTGAGGGATCCCGGTGAGCGAGAGGTCGGTGAGAAACGCGACGATGCTCGACTCGTCTTCGCCCGCGCCGAGTGCCCGGTCGATGCTGGCGCGCGTGAAACGGTACGTCGTCGCCTGCGATCGTGACTCGATGTCTGCCATGACACGCAACCGGGAGTCGCGCGATGGCACGAGCGGTCCAGGCGAGATGACGCTCAGGTCGTCTTGGACATAGACCTGACTGACCTCGTGGGGGAGCGTCGACCGCAGATGCGTGGCAGCGGCGTCAGGATGCCCCTCAAGCAGTTCCGCTCCGGCGCGTGAGAGAGTGTCGTCGGCGACGATGCCGAGAAGTTCCGCCTGAGTTACGAGGGCGTCGACGCGATTGCTCACGCGTTCGCCTCCGAGCGGATAACGCCAGCGTGCCTTCTCACGCAGCGTGCTCGCCCAGCGCGCGTCGCATCGAGCGCTCAGCAGCGGCCGGATCTCGTCAGGAATCGCGGTGCACCAGGCCGAGGCGAGAGCCATCCAGCGGTCAGCTGTCGATAGTTCGAGCCAGTTCAGTCCGTGCTGCGTTGGAGCCCAGTTGCGGCCGTCCAGCGCGAGAAGCTGTGCTGCCGCCGCCGCACGAAGCACCGCTCCGACGCTCTCGAACTCGATGCCCGTCGCCGTCGCAAGTCGTCGCGCGTCTGGCAGTGCGAGCCCTCCGCGGCCCAACTCTCTCGCAGGCGCGCGCAGCAGCTCGGTCACGAACTCGCCAGCCGCCGTCGTCGTCGTGAATGCGCGCTCGCCGGCAAGGGAGTCGATGCGGTCCGTGTCCGTGACGACGTTGAGCGCCGTGGGCGGATGATCGGCAAGCGCCGCGGTCGGGGGAAGGCCCTTGCCTCGAAACTCGTCGAGCGCGCTTCCGACCGCGTCAAGCGAATGAACGTGGTCATCCACAACGACGAGGCCAAGCGCGCCAGCGCGTGCAAGGCCATCAGCGGCCTCTTCCGCCGTCTCCTCGCCCGCACCCAGGGAGGCGACGAAGCTCGTCAGCTCAGCGAGAGTGTGGGGGGAGCGCAGCTCCGCTGCGGCCGAGAGCGCGAGCAGCATCCGCCTGTCACACGCGCGAAGCGCGCGCTCAACGCTCTGTCGCTCGAGAAGCTTCTCTGCAAGATCGAAGAAGTCTGCGATGCGCGGATCGTCAGAGACTCCGCGAGCGTGAAGCAACCGTAAGAGCTCATCGTCGGACAATGAGCGCACGTGCGTTGCGACGAGCAGGGCATCTGTCATGCATGGTTCCCGGTCATTGTCTGCGGGCTGCCCGGCTGCGGCCGACCGCTCCGGCGACGAGTAGCGCGATGAGCATGATCATCGCGAGAGGAAGTCCGATATACGGCGTCATCGCCACGACAGGCCAGAGCCCCGTTCCGAAGTCGGCCTGTTCCATGCCGTTCCAGGTGCCGATCATGATGGCGAAGAAGCTCGCGACCGAGATGAGCACGACTCCGAGAAGAGCGTAGGCGAGAACGCGCTGAACAACGCTTGTCGACGAATCCGATCCAGATGAAGCCACGTCCTCAAGGATAGGCCCACGAGCGCGAGCAGCGAATACGATAGAGGGGAGCAGGGTTCTCCTGCTCGCCGACGGTGACGTTCCGTCGGCGCACACCAGGCGCGTTGAGCGTCTCTTTTCACAGTGAGGTTTTCCATGCCCACCGGCAAGGTTAAGTTCTACGACGAAGACAAGGGATTCGGCTTCATCACGAGTGAAGACGGCGAGCAGGTCTTCGTGCACGCCTCGGCGCTTCCCGCGGGCGTGACGAGCCTGAAGGCGGGAACGCGCCTGGAGTTCGGCGTTGCGCAGGGAAAGCGGGGCGCGCAGGCATTGTCCGTGCGCCTGCTCGATAAGCCGCACAGCGTGGTTCGCATGAACCGCAAGCCGGCCGACGACATGGTTGTGATCGTCGAAGACCTGATGAAGATCCTCGACGGCGTCAGCGGAACCCTGCGTAAGGGGCACTACCCTGAGAACGCTCACTCACGAAAGGTCGCGGCGCTCCTTCGCCGCGTTGCGGACGAACTCGATGCCTGATTCCAGCGAAGAGACAACACGCGAGACAGCCGAGCAGGCGCCGCCGATGACGGATGCTGCGACAGCCGCAGCTCCCGAGGCCGACCCAGTGCTGCTCGACTCCGTCGATCTTGCCCGCGATGCGCTTCTCGATGTGACAAGCGAAAGCACGATCGGCGCCTTCGTCGGACACACCGTCGAAGACGCGACGACAGTGTCGCTGCTGTTCGAGAACAAGCTCGACGGGTATCCCGGGTGGCTGTGGACGGTCACCATTGCTCGTGTGGACGCCGAAGCACCCACGGTCGTGGAATCAGAGCTCATGCCGGGCGACTCGGCGCTGCTCGCCCCCGACTGGGTGCCGTGGTCCGAGCGTCTCGCCGAGTACCGTGCGCAGCAAGAAGAGGCAGCGCGAGAGGCCGCCGAGGCAGACGACGACTCTGACGACGATGATGATGATGACGACGTCGATGAGCACGGCTCGCACCTGCACGCGGGCGACCTCGACGGGGTCGACGTCGATGAGCTCGACGAGTCGAACGCCGAGGCCGATGATGATGAGACAGACGACTCGGACGATGACGACGCCGATCACGAAGACTCCGACGACGCCTCTGAGGGCTCAGCCGACGATACCGAGGGCGACAACTCCTCGAATCGAGCCGGTCGGCGCGGTTCTCGGCGCGGCGGCGGACGCGGCAGACGGCGTTCCCGGGGACGACGCCGCAGCTGAAAGCCGGCGTGGCCGTCCCCGAACGGCACTGCGACTACAGCGCGTCGACGACGTACTCGATCGACTGCACGAGCAAGCGCACGTCATCGGGGTCGATCGAGACGAACGTTGCTATGCGCAGCTGGTTGCGCCCGAGCTTTCGGTACGGCTCGGTATCGACGATGCCGTTTGCGCGAAGAGCCGATGCGACCGCCGCCGCGTCAACGCGATCGTCGAAGTCGATTGTGACGACGACGTTCGAGCGGTGGTCGGGGTCGGTGACGAACGGACGAGCGTAGTCGACAGCCTCTGCCCACGTGTAGAGAACAGACGACGACTCTGCCGTGCGCTCGACAGCCCAGTCGAGACCGCCGTTCTCACTGATCCAGCGAAGCTGGCTGTCGAGAAGATGAAGCGTTGCGACGGCAGGAGTGTTGAGGGTCTGGTTCTGCCGTGAATTGTCGACGGCGTTCTTGAGGCTCAGAAACTCGGGAATGTATCGATCAGATGCGGCCACGCGCTCCACTCGCTCGAGTGCCGCGGGCGAGAAGAGAGCGAGCCACAGGCCACCATCTGAACCAAGGTTCTTCTGCGGAGCGAAGTAATAGACATCGGTCTCCCGAGCATCGACGGCGAGACCTCCTGCGCCGCTCGTCGCGTCGATCACCGTCAAAGCGCCGTCGTCGCCCGATACGCGCTGCACGGGCGCCATGACGCCCGTCGATGTCTCGTTGTGCGGCCAGGCGTAGACGTCGACGCCTTCGACGGGGGACGGCGTCGCGAGCGAGCCCGGCTCGGCGCTGCGCACGTCGGGAGCCGACAGCCATGGCGTCGCGGCAGCCTTGGCGAACTTGCCCCCGAATTCACCGAACACCATGTTCTGCGAACGCTGTTCGATCAGACCGAACGCCGCGGCGTCCCAGAACGCTGTCGATCCGCCGTTTCCGAGAATGACTTCGTAGCCATCGGGAATCGAGAACAGCTCGCCGATCTGCTCTCTGACACTTCCGACGAGGTTCTTCACTCCTGGTTTGCGGTGCGACGTCCCGAGAAGGTCGCCCGCGACGTCGGAAAGGGCCTGAACCTGTTCGGTGCGGACTTTTGCTGGACCGCATCCGAATCGTCCATCGGCGGGCAGCAGGGCAGAAGGAATTTCGATCTCAGGCATAGGCCG
This DNA window, taken from Paramicrobacterium agarici, encodes the following:
- the groL gene encoding chaperonin GroEL (60 kDa chaperone family; promotes refolding of misfolded polypeptides especially under stressful conditions; forms two stacked rings of heptamers to form a barrel-shaped 14mer; ends can be capped by GroES; misfolded proteins enter the barrel where they are refolded when GroES binds); translation: MAKIIAFDEEARRGLERGLNTLADAVKVTLGPRGRNVVLEKKWGAPTITNDGVSIAKEIELDEPYEKIGAELVKEVAKKTDDVAGDGTTTSVVLAQALVREGLRNVAAGADPIALKRGIEKAVGAVSDELLAAAKEIETKDEIAATASISAADAQIGEIIAEAIDKVGKEGVVTVEESNTFGTELELTEGMRFDKGYLSGYFVTDQDRQEAVFEDPYVLIVNSKISNIKDLLPVVDQVIQAGKQLLIIAEDVEGEALATLVLNKIRGIFKSVAVKAPGFGDRRKAQLQDIAILTGGQVVSEEVGLKLENVTLDLLGRARKVVVTKDETTIVEGGGEADAIAGRVAQIRKEIENTDSDYDREKLQERLAKLAGGVAVIKAGAATEVELKERKHRIEDAVRNAKAAVEEGIVAGGGVALIQAGKTAFGKLSLEGDEATGANIVKVAVDAPLKQIATNAGLEPGVVAEKVRGLEVGYGLNAATGEYEDMLQSGIADPVKVTRSALLNAGSIAGLFLTTEAVVADKPEKAAPAAPADPTGGMDF
- a CDS encoding WXG100 family type VII secretion target, which produces MSKYTVDSEAVQAASASIRGITEQLRADVNTLMGQIQNLQSQWTGQAASAFTAAAHDWRTTQARVEESINELNTALAQAGSQYADVELQNTGMFGR
- a CDS encoding sensor histidine kinase, whose translation is MKAIADWWNSITLRSKITGVTVIVLTFGLLVTGAGTVIILKQALIEQAKAELVAFATGDISRYIDVDDEGARHVRETNEYYIALYDADGTLIDHNWDDRESRLLPRPAEGTISVANAISTYPRAVTNVIGSEFQAVTVVSDAMDDRGTNGVVFIARSMRGPDSVVATYLTIFFGLGLGVIVLGALITRVLVTNTLHPLREAETTAAHIAGGDFSQRLTHMTPNTEVGRLNRSLNTMLNRIDRAFKDRAQTIEQMRRFVGDASHELRTPLVTVRGYAELYRMGALEKPEDVAQAMERIEKEAVRMSGMVQDLLELARLDEARPRELTRIDLTPLAKDAVMDARASYPGRPVSFVIDTPPDSASLAPEQPATSPEPEPRAVTRPNGSGGNTGPIALAGATFARLRGRRPRKGAETAPSQEASKPVTHITSSIPTVPAIVMGEENKIRQVIANLMGNAMRFTPDGSPIEVGVSANPLTGMATVAVIDHGEGVPEPIREKIFQRFWRADSSRTRETGGSGLGLAIVSSIVAAHNGSVDVNETPGGGATFRIRLPLASTVSESPSATES
- a CDS encoding response regulator transcription factor codes for the protein MTGPRILIVDDEPNIRDLLTTSLRFAGFAVRAVGNGAQAISAVLEEEPDLIILDVMLPDMNGFGVTKRLRASGYTAPILFLTAKDDTEDKITGLTVGGDDYVTKPFSLDEIVARIKAILRRTMQADEDAIIRAGELTMDQDTHEVFVGDTSVELSPTEFKLLRYLMLNPNRVLSKAQILDHVWEYDFNGDAGIVESYISYLRRKLDQFSDEPLIQTKRGFGYMLKTSKQ
- the folP gene encoding dihydropteroate synthase, which encodes MTEPSRHDLPELPTIAAAVRQIGARRFDFSREVAVMAVVNRTPDSFYDRGRTFALDSAVTACLDAASSGADWVDIGGAPFAPGPEIPADEESDRVVPVVEAVRAASDIVISVDTFRADVARRSILAGADIINDTTGLADPELARVVADSDASIVITHSLAAPRTPLASPTYRDVSIEVAEFLERRVERALGAGIPEERIIVDPGHDLNKNTLHSLELTRRLGPIVDLGYPTLVAVSNKDFIGESLDADRGDRVEGSLVAAALCIAQGARIVRMHNVRESVAAVRMAEAILGMRQPAYLRHNMGERND
- a CDS encoding pyrimidine reductase family protein, whose product is MTEITRVWPLPAESTADTARIADWYDVADRGEPWLRMNFVSSADGGVTVNGLSGGLGTDADHVVFDALRTLADVVIVGAGTVRAEGYGAMRVDAVEQRTARGIAPQPVFAIVSRSLSLDPGDRIFRDAPVRPIIVTCETADAERRERLESVADVLICGAGRVDGIAMRRALAERGLNQMHCEGGPTLFGALVRDDAVDELCLTVSPTLVGGAAGRILSGDDQTLRSLSLTHICEDDGTLLLRYVRA
- a CDS encoding DNA repair helicase XPB — its product is MSDGPLIVQSDRTVLLEVAHPDAEDARHALAVFAELERAPEHIHTYRITRLGLWNARAAGHGSDEMLATLNEYSKFPVPQSVSTDIADTVSRYGRLVIERNNEGELVLSSGDPAVLTEVARSKRISPLLIGKPSETSYLIEPWARGQVKQELVKLGWPAEDLAGYTPGTPYDIDLREDGWSLRDYQHKAIDNFFDGGSGVVVLPCGAGKTLVGAGAMATANTTTLILVTNTVSARQWRDELLRRTSLTEDEIGEYSGEVKEVKPVTIATYQILTSRRKGQYAHLSLLDALDWGLVVYDEVHLLPAPVFKLTADLQARRRLGLTATLVREDGRAGDVFSLIGPKRFDAPWKEIESQGYISPAECFEVRIDMPKADRLEYAASADNERYRLAATTPAKISTVKRLIDKHAGERILVIGQYLDQLDELADVLGAPKLTGETPNDERERLYQLFRDGSEPVLVVSKVANFSVDLPEATVAIQVSGSFGSRQEEAQRLGRLLRPKTSGLTANFYTLVARDTLDQDFAQNRQRFLSEQGYSYSILDASSIAA